The segment TAGCAGTCTTGGTAGATGAATGGATGAATTTTCTGCATGAGTAGCAGAGATTTATCTACTTCTATTCACACAAAACCCCACTTGATTTCTTTGGGCACAAAGCCACGATTTCCATGAGTACAAATCACACTAGGAACTTGATGTAGAAAGAAAGACTGAAGAAACTCAAAAGAAATTACACTGTGCTGAAGATGTAGGAGGTTCGAAATAATGCATTATTGGTGGACTAAGTAGAGTTCTATGCAAATTATTTCTTAGCATGATAGATTCTCTGTGATCACATCTGAGAAATAATCTGCATGGTTGGCCTGGATCGTGGGTTGGCATTTAAGCATGCAGTTCCGGGTTTTATAATAGATATCACTTCCCCTTCATCCTGGGTTGTGAGAGGTGGGGAAACTGATAGAGACAAGATCTGATCTCCAGGATGTCTTCCTTTGATAACTTCCAGTGCTAATCACTCCAAAGCTATAGACATCAGTCTTTTCCGTCACCTTCATTGTATAAGCATGTTCTGCAAAATTAGAAGATAAATATTATGTGGTGGACAAGTTAGATTTCTTTGTTAATTGAGTAGTGAACAAATACCTGGTGCAACGTATCCGAATGTGCCTGCAAGTGTGCTCTGATTTGATGAGTCTAGCTTTAGAAGCTTGGCAGTGCCGAGTTAGAAATATGAGGCTCGTATTGAGAATCGAGCAGAATATTGTTGCTCGATATATGCCGATGAACAATTGAGGGTGAGCAATCATGGTGCATGTAAGACAAAGCATGAGCCACTCCATTAATGATATTGATCCTTGTAGCCCAACCCAATTTCTTAGCTTCTTCTCTGCTCAACATTGCAGCTAGGATACCTCTTTCAAGGTACTCATAGACCAACAAGGAGTGTCGTGGATGTGAACAGAAACCAAGAAGTTTCACAATGTTCCGATGTTTGATTTCTGTCAGTGCCCTTACTTCATTGAAGAAATCCCTTTGATTTGCCATATCTATGTCGGATGCGTAAAGCTTTTTCACAGCTACAATATTACCGGACGACAGCTCTGCTTTGTAAACGCTTCCATGCCCTCCCTTTCCGATGCAATACATGGGATCAAAATCCTTGGTGGCCTTTATAATCTCTTCATACATTGCTCTTCCATCAAAAGTTGATATTGCAAAGAGATCATTCTGTACATCACCCTCTTCGATTTCTGGAGTTCTCACTCTTCTTTCAGAAATCAAGGAAAACCCTTCCACAATCTAACAGCTCCCATCCCTTCCACTTTTGGAAACTTGAAACGTTATGTTATACCTGTTCAACAATCAACTCTCCGGGCAAATCCCACCAGAAATAGGAAATTTGAGATCCCTGAAAAGTCTAAGCCTCTACGAAAACTATCTTTTAGGTCCAATCCCTACGTCATTAGGTGATCTCAGTGGCTTAACCCGCCTGCATCTTATGCCAATCAACTTTCCGGCCCCATTCCTTGAGAAATAGGAAACTTGAAGTCTCTTGTTGATCCAGAACTTTCAGAAAACCAACTCAATGGTTCCATTCCTACTTCACTAGGTAATCTGACCGACTTAGTAATTTTATTCCTCCGTGATAACAAACTTTCTGGTTACATTCCTCGAGAAATTGGGAAACGTCATAAGTTGGTTGTGCTAGATATCGACACAAACCAGCTGTCTGGCTCTTTTCCGGAAGGCATTTGCCAATGTGGATCTCTGGTGCGCTTTACAGTGAGCAACAACTGTCTCAGTGGTCCCACCCTCAAAAGCTTGAAAATTTGCAGAAACTTAACCAGAACTCTGTTCGGGGAAACCAACTCACTGGAAATATATCTGAGGTAGTTGGTGACCGTCCAAACCTGGAATACATCGATTTGAGCTACAACAGTTTTCATGAAGAACTCTCTCATAACCGGGGAAGGTGCCCACAACTACAAAGGCTGCAGATGGCCGGGAACAATATTACAGGGAGCATACCAGAAGATTTTGGAATCTCAACTGATCTAACCTTCCTTGATCTTTCTTCAAAACATTTGGTTGGAcaatttctgaaaaaaaaaaagggaagtttAACTTCTCTGTTGGAGCTAAAATTGAATGATAACCAACTTTCTGGAAGTATaccttttgaatttgatttggattaCTGTTCAGCCTTGATCATCTCGACTTATCAGCAAACCGATTAAATGGGTCAATACCAGCAAACTTGGGTGACTGCTCGAACTTGTATTACTTGAACCTGAGCAATAACAGGCTTAGCCACAGAATTCCTGTTCAGATTGGTAAGCTGAGTCACCTCTCCCAGTTAGATCTGAGTCACTACTCGCTGTCAGGAGAAATTCATTCCAAAGGCTTTTGAGGATACGCGTGGCTTGTCGGATGTTGAGATATCTTCCAATCAGTTGCAGGGTCCCATTCCCAACAGCAAAGCATTTCGAGATGCTACCATTGAGGTGTTAAAGGTGAACAATGGCTTGTGCGGCAATGTTAAAGGGTTGCAACCCTGCAAAAAGGGTTCTGGAGTAGGCCAACCAGCTGTCAAAAAGGGCCACAAAATTGTGTTTATAATCATATTCCCTCTTTTGGGAGCACTTCTACTTCTTCTTGCTTTCATTGGAATTTTCTTGGTTGctgaaagaagagagagaactCCAGAAATCGAAGAAGTTGATGTACAGAATGATCTCTCTTCCATATCAACTTTTGACGGAAGAACAATGTATGGAGAGAATATAAAGGCCACCAAGGATTTTGATCCCATGTATTGCATCGGAAAGGGAGGGCATGGAAGCATTTACAAGGCAGAGCTGCCGTCAGGTAATATAGTAGCTGTGAAGAAGCTTCACCCATCCGATATAGATATGGCAAATCAAAGGGATTTCTTGAAGGAAGTAAGGGCGCCCACAGAAATCAAGCATCGAAACATTGTGAAACTTCTTGGTTTCTGTTCACATCCACGACACTCGTTTCTGGTCTACGAGTACCTTGAAAGAGGTAGCCAGGCTACAATCTTGAGCAGGGAAGCAGTTAAGAAATTGGTTTGGGCTACAAGGATCAATATCATTAAAGGAATGGCTCACGCTTTGTCTTACATGCACCATGATTGCTTACCCTTAATTGTTCATCGGCATAACTCAAGCAGCAATATTCTACTGGATTCTCAACATGAGCCTCATATTTCTGACTTCGGCACTGCCAAGCTTCTAAAGCTAGACTCATCAAATCAGAACGCACTTGCAGGCACATTTAGATACGTTGCACCAGGTATTTGTTCACTCCTCAATTAACAAAGAAATCTAACCTGTCCATGATGTGATATTTATCTTCTAATTTTGCAGAACATGCTTATACAATGAAGGTGACCGAAAAAAACcgatgtttatagctttggaGTGATAGTACTGGAAGTTATCAAAGGAACACATCCTAGAGATCAGATCTTGTCTCTATCAGTTTCCCCAAAGAAGGAGAACACAGTACTGGAAGATATGTTGGACCCGCGACTCCCACCTCTTACCACTCAAGATGAAAGGGAAACGAAATGCCAACCCACGATCCAGGCCAACCATGCAGATTATTTCTCAGATGTTATCACAGAGAATCTAGCATGCTAAGAAATAATTTGCATGGAACTCTACCTAGTCCACCAATAATGCATAGTTACAAACCTCCTGCACCTTCAACGCAACGTAATTCCTTTTGAGTTTCTTCAGTCTTTCTTTCTACATCAAGCACCTGGTGTGTTTTGCAATCCTTGAAATTGTGGCTTTGTGCCAAAAGAAATCGAGTGTGGTTTTGTGTGAATAGCACTATGCTTCTTATGATGTGGTTATTGGGATTGCACACTACTAAAATCCCACTTCTTTTCCATAACTAAATTTCGTTCaagtaaatgataaaattgtACAATCACTAAATTTCAGCTCttctggttttcaaataatatttgccTTGATGGCTTTGTTTTTTCAGTACCTCTTATAAATCCCATGTGTAGTTAAAGGCTCATCTCAGTCCTTATTTTGAGAGGGTTGTTTAATATATATGGGGAGAATTAGCGGATGGGTGGGCAAGACGTGATAATTACTATGAAGGGTGATCTCTTTTGATAATTCTGAGGGAgcataataataaatttaaataccaAAACTGTCctttatttaaaactttttaaaattcaaagcatttaaaacaCTTCAATTAGTTTGTTATGACATTTATGGTGTGTAGACcccatatttattataattattgatattcaaatgttaaatcaaatttttgggtttaaccgttacaattattatatataatgataatataatttaatatttaaaacaaaaatacttcaaaaaaaaaatttcaaaatatcatttattgtgtttttttttttatattttatttttattctaatttttaattttattaagaaaaaaaacaagtttcataattatataacaaaaatgatgattttttcatatatatatatatatatatatatatatatatatatatattaattttaaattgataaattatgtttttgtattaaattctacaaagataaaatgtttaatgTTTTCATTCAGATTATctacaaagaataaaaaaatgatggagaatatttaatcatttttattttttataataaaataatttttaaaaatttatataacttttcctttttcttttcctttgcatagtgtttttcttctaaattttcacatctaattttttttttttttttttatcaatggagtggatgatgttaatacATTTGATATATTGAATATTAATGAGATATAAAAAGTTATCTTGAAGatcattacttttattataaaatataggtacaacaaaaattatattataattacaatataaatacattttcattacaataaaacttaattgagaaaattttgaaagtttttataaaagtgataattttgtatgatcataccatatttcataatatacttatacaatataattacaatattttaaatattatattataattataatataaatacactttcattacaataaaacttaataggaaatttttgaaattttttataaaagtgataattttgtatgatcataccaTATTTCATAACATACTTATATTGTAAATCACTTttgaaaccaaatgaaatactaatttgaattcttGAGACTCGTAgttgttttatatatacaaaaattattaaataatttcgaTGCATCatataaatgttattaataCACTGATATGATATGTTAATACCAATAGGGcatgaataaacatttttagaattattacttttgtaatgaaatataaGTACGACATAAATACATTATacttacaatacaaatacattatcattacaatatattacaacataatttaatttatttttgtttaattttttcacatgCTATATTACCTTATGAATAGTTGTGAgttatttcatataataatcGTGTGTTATTCAATTGAAtacttatatattattcaattgatgagtactcatgaaaaataattattcattctaTTATGATAACAAAGCTTTTAATCATATGTTCCATATATAAAATGATACAATAACCTCAGGacatggtttttatttatgagatattaaaaaatattttttttatgagctTTTTTAAAAagtcctcattttttttaaaagaaaaaaaaatagcaattttttaaatggtcCCTTGATTGTTCAAAAATGAACAACAATTTTTTGGGCATGAGAAAGGTACTAATACTATTGATTACTTGTACTTATCATCATATGTGCATCCCACACTATTGACaacctcaaatttatttataaataatatagaaaacatatttaaaagtaaACTTATCTTCCGAAAATTCTTAAGATGAGTGACCCTTTCTAGTAATTATTACATCCCGCCCATCCTATCCGGTAATTCTCCAATTTATATATGCTCTTAGAATTCCACATTGGATATGTATAGACTTGGAGCCTTCCAAGGCACCTACGAGTAGTGGAGGTTCATTCCTTCACATAATAGTTGATCACATGAGGGGAATTCTAAAAGATTTAACTAGCTGGAAACCCCTGAAAATTTGTACCCTGTAGCAGTTAagcaaataaaggaaaaagggggaaaaaaggaaaaggccATATACTGTTAAGTAAAGGGCAACCAAGGCAAACCTTAGCCCACCATAAACTTCATAAGAGGAAGAAATTGAGGGAACGTGTTCCTTAGTTTTCAGAATCATACAGCAGCCAAAAAAGAAATACCAAATCCCTGAAGCTTCCTTTCTAATTATACAAGTGAGAGtccaaaattttcaccaaaactGATACATACAACAAAAACAAGTCCAAGAACTAAATATATAGTAGTCCACAATCAGCTTGGTTTTCAAGAATGCATAGCATCAAAATTAAGCTTAAGATGGAAATAAAGGTACAAAACAAAAACTTCCAATCTACCAAAACTGATATCTAAAACAAAAAGATTACAAGTTATCTTCATCCCCAGTATATATAACAAGTTTTGGCAACAATAAAACTGCATAATAATTGTAAGTTTCAGCTCAACCATTATTGCAAACATGTATCAAATCAATGCAGTCAGCTCAAAACCCAGGAGTGCATTTTTTTTCCGAAGTGAGAGTAGGGGCAAGGACCTTGACCAGTTTATGAAACAAGCCCAAGTCAAGTCCTCACAGACAAAAGtgtatttttttccctaataaTAGCACCTTCAAAGGGAGTGCTCAGCCATTAAACATGTATCAAATCAATGCAGTCAGCTCAAATTT is part of the Vitis riparia cultivar Riparia Gloire de Montpellier isolate 1030 chromosome 17, EGFV_Vit.rip_1.0, whole genome shotgun sequence genome and harbors:
- the LOC117904206 gene encoding MDIS1-interacting receptor like kinase 2-like, whose translation is MWISGALYSEQQLSQWSHPQKLENLQKLNQNSVRGNQLTGNISEVVGDRPNLEYIDLSYNSFHEELSHNRGSLDHLDLSANRLNGSIPANLGDCSNLYYLNLSNNRLSHRIPEKFIPKAFEDTRGLSDVEISSNQLQGPIPNSKAFRDATIEVLKVNNGLCGNVKGLQPCKKGSGVGQPAVKKGHKIVFIIIFPLLGALLLLLAFIGIFLVAERRERTPEIEEVDVQNDLSSISTFDGRTMYGENIKATKDFDPMYCIGKGGHGSIYKAELPSGNIVAVKKLHPSDIDMANQRDFLKEVRAPTEIKHRNIVKLLGFCSHPRHSFLVYEYLERGSQATILSREAVKKLVWATRINIIKGMAHALSYMHHDCLPLIVHRHNSSSNILLDSQHEPHISDFGTAKLLKLDSSNQNALAGTFRYVAPGICSLLN